ATCAAAAAAGATGCTAAAGTAGGTTCACTTGTTTTAGAATCAACTGATCAATACGGTTTCTTAGACGGAAGTAAGAAGATGAAAATCGCTGCAAAAACAACAGAAGAAGTAGAAAAGGAAAATTGGTTCGTATTAACAATGCGATCAATCGGTGATTTCTTCTCAAATATGTGGTCAAAAATATTCTAATTCATAAAAAAGCTAGCACATTTGCTAGCTTTTTCATTATCTTTCTCCCTCTAACGCTAAAATTCCCCTCCCTAAAACTTTGTTTGGTTGTCATATCTGGGTCCTTTTCCTCATACGTATGAACTAGTAATTGCTCCACAATTCATCTAGAAATAAACCTCTTTCTCTAGTGCAATCCATAAAGAGAGGTGAGACATAATGGGCGTTATCAACTATACAGAAGAAGACGTAAAATTATTAGCTAGACTCATGCGTGCAGAAGCTGAAGGCGAAGGGCAACAAGGCATGCTGATGGTTGGAAATGTAGGTGTAAATCGAGTTCGAGGAAATTGCTTAGATTTTAAACAAATACGGAATTTACGCCAAATGGTTTATCAAAATCCGGGTGGTTTTGAAGCAACGCAAAAAGGATACTTTTATCAACGAGCCCGTGAACAGGACATTGCCCTTGCAAGGCGTACAATTGAAGGGCAACGTTTTTGGCCTGCCAATTTTGCTTTATGGTTTTTTAGGCCCGAAGGTGCTTGTCCACCAACTTGGTATAATCAACAAAATTCAGGCCGTTTTAAAAAACACTGCTTCTTTCAACCATCCGCCGGGGATTGCCCAGCAGTATATTAAGGAATGAAAATGAGGAGGGACTTGTAATGGCACAGCAACAAAATCCATACTATGGAACGGGTTTTTATCAACCTTCAGGGGGATATATGCAACCACAACAACAAATGACGCCGCAGCAGCAACAAGCTATGCAACAGCAAGCTATGCAGCAACAAACTGCCCAAGCACAACTTGCAGTATCTCAAGGTATGCTCCCACTAGAGCAATCATATATTGAAAACATCCTTCGCTTAAACAAAGGAAAACCAGCAACTATTGTTATGACATATGAGCGCGGCAGTTCACTTGGCACACAATCCTATACAGGTATTATTGAAGCAGCTGGACGTGATCACATCGTCATCAGCGAACCAAAATCCGGAAAAAGATTCTTACTACTTATGATTTACTTAGATTATGTAGAATTCCCTGGAGAAATCACGTATTTACCTAGCCAACCAGCAACCTATGCTCCAAGACCATAAAAAAAGCTGGCATTTGCCAGCTTTTGTTTTTGTCTTTATAATCCTTTTACAACTGCAGTTCCTAGTAAAATCCAGCCTACAATAAACGCTACACCACCAAGTGGTGTAATCGGTCCGAAAAACTTAATCCCCGTCGTACTTAATGCATATAGACTTCCAGAGAACATAATAATTCCCGCTACCATAAACCAGCCTGCTGTGCTTACAAGAGAAGATTGAATCTTATCCATTAATAACGCAACAACAAATAATCCTCCAGCATGAAACATTTGATATGTAACACCTGTTTTCCAAACTTCTAACATTTTTGCAGAAACCTTATTTTCTAAACCATGTGCACCAAAAGCACCTAACGCGACAGATAACCCGGCTGTAATACAGCCCAATAAGAAGAAAATTTTCATTGGAATTCCCCTTTTTTATCTTTATAATAAGAAATTTTTACATATTAGCCAACCAATTTAGCTTTTAGAAGTCAAATAACGAATTACCATTTGCACCATCTTCTTTTATATAGACAGGTTCTCCAGAAACCGCCGCAATCGGTTGAACCGTCATCGTCGGATGTGGTGTTATAACTTGTGATTGTAGCCTTGGCTCTACATATGCAGAAGTTTCAATCTGTTCATCTAATAATAAATCACATAAAGCACGAACCACTAAAAGATGTTCTTTTGCCTTTCGTCCTTCACTATTTTTTGCTTTCGCAACTTCATTTGCCATTTTATTTAAAATTTTATCGCTCGATATTTGCATTCCTAATCACCTCGTACTTTGTAGTTCTTTCTCAAATTGCCCCAGCTTCTCTACTGGACCAAATACTATTATCATATCATGTTCTTGTAATTTTTCCTGCCCTGTTGGATTATGAATAATATTTCCATCTCGTAAAATCGCTAAAATTGTAACATCAAATTGATTTCTCACATTGCTTTCTATCAATGTTTTTCCAATTAAAAAAGACCTTTCGCCAATTTGAACTTCCTCTATTGCAAAAGCCTGATCTGTTCCATAAAGTACCGTATCAATATAATGAACCGTTAACGGATTTGCGATTCCTTTTGCAATATGAATTCCAGCCATACTGGATGGATTAATAACTTTATTGGCACCAGCACGGCGTAATTTCCCTTCCGTTTCTGGCTTTTCAGCTCTAGCCACAATTTTAATTGTACTATTTAATCCTCGTGCTGTTAATGTAATGAATACATTTTCAGCATCATTTGCAACAATCGCTACTAAGCCAGCAGCCCTTGTAATTCCCGCCTTACGTAACACCTGATCTTCCGTGGCATCACCATGTACATATAAAAGCTTTTCTTTCTCTAGTACTTCTTCTTCTTTATCAACAACAACAAATGGAATATTCTTTTCCTGTAATTCGTGTACAACTTGAAGTCCTACTCTACCACAACCACATACAATAATATGATCTTGTATTTGCGCTATTTGTTTGCCCATTTTCTTCCTCCGCACTGCATGAAATAAATTCCCCTCAATAATCATTGCTGCTACTACCCCGATTGCATATGTAACAATTCCTACACCAACAGGAATAATAAGAAGCGCAAAAATCTTC
This sequence is a window from Bacillus pseudomycoides DSM 12442. Protein-coding genes within it:
- a CDS encoding cell wall hydrolase, which gives rise to MGVINYTEEDVKLLARLMRAEAEGEGQQGMLMVGNVGVNRVRGNCLDFKQIRNLRQMVYQNPGGFEATQKGYFYQRAREQDIALARRTIEGQRFWPANFALWFFRPEGACPPTWYNQQNSGRFKKHCFFQPSAGDCPAVY
- the gerQ gene encoding spore coat protein GerQ; the protein is MAQQQNPYYGTGFYQPSGGYMQPQQQMTPQQQQAMQQQAMQQQTAQAQLAVSQGMLPLEQSYIENILRLNKGKPATIVMTYERGSSLGTQSYTGIIEAAGRDHIVISEPKSGKRFLLLMIYLDYVEFPGEITYLPSQPATYAPRP
- a CDS encoding YwdI family protein — translated: MQISSDKILNKMANEVAKAKNSEGRKAKEHLLVVRALCDLLLDEQIETSAYVEPRLQSQVITPHPTMTVQPIAAVSGEPVYIKEDGANGNSLFDF
- a CDS encoding DUF423 domain-containing protein, which encodes MKIFFLLGCITAGLSVALGAFGAHGLENKVSAKMLEVWKTGVTYQMFHAGGLFVVALLMDKIQSSLVSTAGWFMVAGIIMFSGSLYALSTTGIKFFGPITPLGGVAFIVGWILLGTAVVKGL
- a CDS encoding potassium channel family protein, translated to MNARRQLWIAVICMCFVVVLGTIGFMMIEEISLFQAFWMTMITVLTVGYGDAVPLTQDGKIFALLIIPVGVGIVTYAIGVVAAMIIEGNLFHAVRRKKMGKQIAQIQDHIIVCGCGRVGLQVVHELQEKNIPFVVVDKEEEVLEKEKLLYVHGDATEDQVLRKAGITRAAGLVAIVANDAENVFITLTARGLNSTIKIVARAEKPETEGKLRRAGANKVINPSSMAGIHIAKGIANPLTVHYIDTVLYGTDQAFAIEEVQIGERSFLIGKTLIESNVRNQFDVTILAILRDGNIIHNPTGQEKLQEHDMIIVFGPVEKLGQFEKELQSTR